The DNA region CCGCTGCagcatttaattttacattactttattaCTATTACACTGAATGTGGAAAGTGTATTATACATTCTCTATTAATTTTGTTTCCAGAGTATCTTTTAAAACGTGCTAACACTGCTGCAATGGAACATATCTATGAAGAAATCTTGAGCCCATGTAAGAGATTGAAAGTGTCCAGCAATGTGCTACCAGATGGTCTTCATCATCCCAACCTCCCACTGAAGGGTTACCATGCTCCCCCGCCATCAGTCATGTCCTCTGAAGACAAGAAAACCCGACCTCTCAAAGTCCTACAGAATGAAGGTCAGTATATTTCTACTATTCTTTTGTATAAGGAGAAGATTATTTAAGTCTTAGAACTTGTGTCTGATCCTTTTGACTTTGTATCAGTTCATACTTGAAAAGAATAGTAAATGATGAATGCCTCCATTTACAAGTGGATTGAATCCACAGGTATGTCTAATTCGTGTTGAATTCTGACGCCCCTTTCTCTGATGTTTGGCtgtttgaaatacaaattcTGAAGACAGAAAAGGAAGATTCATTTTTGAAGTAGTTTATGAATGACCTTTAGTAGCTTGTGCCCTtggttttgaattttctttcaaaaaatggtttcagttttcttttttatcagtTAGCAATGGCATGGCATCATAATACTGTCCCCATCGATAGGGCCTGCCTAAATTTGAAtgaccttttaatgtcgtttttaTGGATACTTCATCATCACCAGCAGTGTGATAATTTCCAAGGTGGTTGTAAGGAACTTTAACTTTGTAATGACCATTCTGATTGACACATGGCTGTTTATTGCCAGGCTCTCACAGGGAGGGTATTGTCCATGGGTAGGAGGATCCATTGTGATGTCATCTAATGACTAGATCACCACAGGTTTATTTCCTCCCTTACCCAGATTGAGGTGCTTCTAGATAAGGCCTGTGTTAGGTCATTGTTTGGAGAATCACTTGCTCTCATATCTGAAGATACCATAGCTGTATAGATCAATAGAAATCAGTTATCTGTAAGATGTCTGCGACAGGGCTACCACTTAATGTAGTCTAAACATAGTAGTCCAaacttttaaagtttgaatttttttggttgCAACTACTTGTAATTGGTTTCACAGGCAATAGAAAATTTGCAGATTTTTAGAAGTTTTTAATCATGATCCTGTATAATTAGAGATCATCTATTTAGGGATAAGAAATTGAGTTGACTTTAAATACCAGCAAGTGTAATCTAAAGAAAACAATGTGTATGACCCAAAGACAGAATGAAATTTAGTGAATATTTTCCTTAGTTAATTACGGTTGGTTTTCATGGGCTTGTTATTGGAGCCACATGATTTACTGAATTCCCTAATTAATCATTTTAGTTAGGCAAAATTGTTTTCCCACAAAAGAAAGTTTTAATCAGATGAATAGGGGATTGATGGTCTCATAGGGCACCCTCTATGGGAGACTCTCGCCCTTCTGTTAGTGGTTCAGTCAGTTTGGGGTTGATGCGCTCCACATGCTGCTAAAGATTAATGTGAAAAGGTCCTGCGTTTATGTCCAAAGATTTTCTGTGTAATTGGCCGCATGGTGAGTGGTTCTGACCCCCTGTGGTTCCAGTGTAACCAATATACACATGCTGATAAAAATACAGCAGTTTAAAGAGGATGTTGATGGATCCACTAGGACAAGTACTGGGTAAGAAATATATTGGTCCTTAATTGTtgtttatgtttaaataatCCAGCAACAGATATTATGGAAATTCATTTTTCCATCTTCAAGATTAATCAAATCTAATTGTAAGAACTATGACATTGAAAATTTGATACTAGTATTGCCTTTTGGGGTTGTATTGATTTGAAGAGACTTCATTAAACCTGAATCGGGACAGTATTGAATTAGCTTAATGGTATTCTGAATATCAAGTGTCTTCACTTGGGAATGACAAATTATAGTGTTAAActtgtcatttgaatttttaaaattcattttggcACGTGGTGAGGCGTGCTTTCAGCAGGTGATACACAGCAATGTGACAGATTTCTACCTGTATCTTATTGGTCACCCCGCTCTACACCTGCTGCTTCAGACCGTGAACATTAATCTGATATGATGTATGTCATCTTGAAGTACACCCTTTTATTGTCCACCGTCAGTATTAGGTGATCATCTTGGtggaaaattattttgtcacaagcaataaaaaaaattctatgctGGTTCTCAATTTCTTGAATGCAAAGAAAGATAAGCAGGTGTTAGATGTGCTTTCATGATTTGCAGTTCGGCTTTTAAAgtaatgatattttgaaaaaagattaaatatGTTTCGTTTTTAATATACTTCTTAAgaagtctgaaaaaaaatgatatataagaTCTATTGTTTCCCTTTCTTGATTTGAATGGTGTTTCTGATGAGTGGGTATTTGTAGTGTTGAATGTTTAATGAGTATCAAATTTCTTGTCCTTAAGGGATAGTAGCCTAGAAGATCATTGACTATGAGCAAACATCTTCAAAGTCAAGGGTTGTGTAATATTGAGTGTTTAGTTTGTAACCTAATGTGTGATTTCTTATATAATGTATATGCATTATTCTTAGATTATAGTCCATTATATAATGAACTTCTTTACTCCTGCTCCTTTGATCAATGTTAGAAAgcattacattatttacatagaATGTAACAGGTCATTCGGAATAAGTAATGTTGAAGGTCAGGTACATTAAAGTGAAAGATTTTTCTCAGCACAGCAAGAGGTAATGATATATCAGAAATGAGTGACAGTCTCCTATCAGTTATAAGTTTTTGCAACTTTTGAATATTTATCAGGATTAGACCTggatatattttacaatacagTTTTGTTTGTTCAGTCCAAATAAGCTTCTATTCAGTGGTCTATGAATTTGGAATATGGTGTGGAGAGTAAACTGTACTTTTCACAGCTTGGGTTCCCTGTCTGCTTAGAAGCCATTCAGTTACCCAGGTAAACTTTCACACCTGCTTCTGTAGACATTGAGTCTAACCACCAAATTGACCACAACCAGCCAATCACAGCCTTGTTTTCCTGGGTGCCTTTAGATATAGTGTCAAAATTACCAACCAGACTGGTTTTGTCTGTAGCATGTGAATTTGTCATATTTCTTGTGTTCAAGTGGAGGTTTATTGGATTTGGGAATAATTTAATACATCTGTGTGTCCTTACAAACTGTTGTGAATTGAATATTGAATTGTTCACCATGGTGTTTCAACACTTAGATTCTGGTGGGAATTACGAACGGAAAATAATGGGTACCAGAGGTATAAatctaaaaatgaattttccttaaggaaaaaaaaatatctattacTATTTTGAGTTGAAAAATAGGCTATTTCAGACTGAAtcataaatatttcttgttCTCTTTCAGGTCAAATAAGATTGTCAGCTTATATGAATTTTGGATTACTGACAGTTCATGGTAAGAATGTTATATTGAACTATTCTATTCAcccattttgaaattttgaattattatatgAATTACAGTAACTAATATTTAAAATCTTGTCTCTTTTTAGTTATTCAAGCCAGACACCTAACTTCAAAGTTCTCACCATTATGTAATGCAATTGTAAAGGTAAatatttactataaaaataaaaattaaattcagtgCATTTCGATGAATCTATTTTaggtttttcatatttattatttaaaagttGTTTCATTTGTCAGTTAGTAGCTCTCTATTCATTTTGaactacaaataaaaaaatagtttaatgtgtttagttttacatgtattttataaattccTTTCTAGATATAGAcaacttattttgaaattagtGATTTAatgttgtgttgttttttttctccagATGTCACTAGTGCCGGATGAAACAAGAAAATCAAGATGCAGAACAGAAGTTGTGAATGGATCCAATAACCCACTTTTTGATGAGAAATTCTCCTTGtgagtatacaattttatgtgtgtatatgaaaattttttttactatcaaattaaaatctCACTTAATACATTGGAGTGTTAGTAATGTAATTCCTTTTAGTCTTCtaattaattagtttttaaaaccTAACACTCTTAAATTGACatttgaataaaacatttaaaatattaatttttgacaCTTATTAAATCAAAACTCTCAGTTTGTgacttttaattttgttttcccaTAACTTGATCAGTCTTGCCTAACAAGCATTGTTCATTTGGAAATTGTTTGGTGGTTTGTTAATTAGACTGCATCTTTCATGCCTTGGGGGCCCTTTTAGACATGTGATCTGGAGATATGTTCCAACTAACATGTGGCAAGTGCCCCTCTATCTGACATGTCAAGATACTGTTCAGATAATATCACTTCTCCCCTTACATAGTGTCATTGTGTAATTGCTATTTGCAAGAATTTTCCTGACAACTATTGTGAAGGTGTCATCTGTGTATAGCAACCACTGTGCATCCTTGACCAGGAGCTGTGGAAACTAAATTAACAAAACTTCTGCAGgccaatataataaaaaaataaattcttaggaAAAATAGGATCATTGCTAAGAATGCAGGAAACTCCCTTAATTAAGCAGGTCTAGACAAAAGATTATAGGATCTCCCCATGTTTCCTGGGATGGTAGTCTCTTATCTGTCACTCCCCTGAATTATTAGCAGTCCCCCTGCTGTAATCTGCTATTGTCAACCAATAAATCCCAGATTTCTCCCACTGTTCTCACTGTCAAGTCTTATTGTTTCATCCCCAGCATGTGTTAGGATATCAAGACTTGTCTCTACAAGTTAAACTATATTTCTTTATTGGAATGCATGAATTATCAATATTGATAAGTTTGAAAATACAGGATGTTGATAAACGAGAATATAAATATGGATGTATGTTTCCGCAGTGAGCTTCTAGAAGAAGACAACAACAAACGGCTGCTGATTTCTGTTTGGAACAAAGAATCTGGAAACaggtaaaaattgatatttttcatttgatgaaaatatatatatttttaaaatcagtatgataaacatatttttattcatttttttaaatatatcttctgtttatatatttttttattttattatatttgattAATCTATTAAGTAAATAAAGTAAAAGTAATTGAATTCAGTAGTTGTATTACTCTAgtagtaaatattttcattttgtaataAAGACAATAATTTGATGTTTATAGTCAAACTAATTACCCATTAAAATAGTTGTTTGTTTACTGATAAGTAGAACCAGACTTTAACTCAGTGGGGTTTCCATTACTGATTGATTTGTGATCTACAGGTTGACCTAACAATAGTGTTATGTTCTTGATTTGATAATTACCCATCATTAAGTGGGGGGCTTCTTCTACTTAAGATAGTTAAgatatttctatattttgagGAAAAAAGCAAATTACAAATTCCCTGTTGTTGGTAATTCAATCATTCTGGCATGTAGCTTGGACTTGATCAGACCAGATCAAATTCATTACTGTAAATGATAGGACCCAAGTTGGACAACAGTACATACGATGTTATTTAATTCCAGTGAGTTTTTGGGATGTACCTCTTTTGGCATTCGTCACCTGATTAACCCCAGGAAGGACACAGATGGATGGTACTATCTGCTGACCGAGGAAGTAGGTCGTAAGAAGCACTTGAAGTTGTCCAGTAAAAACCAACCCAAACTGCAAGTCAGAAGTAAGTCTCTTCTTAACTCTTCCTTTTATTGTTCAATAATGTTTAACAGGAAACCAGATTTAAGATTATTTATTCTGTCATGAGGGATTTTATATGAAAAGCATTTGTAGTTAAGAGTTACTGGGATATTACTGATAAGATAGAACCAAAAAGTTTAAATCAGCAAGATATACATTGTAGTAAAAGACTGTAAAAATATTGTAGCAAAAGATTATATCTTATTTGATACTTGTTGATGACATGGACTATTTATTGCAAGAACCTGCCTTTAATACAACTACCGATACACATAATAATGCGGAAGAAAATAAGTGATGAAAACATAGgttaattaaaatattcattatccTTCTTTTATTGCAGATCAGAGAGAAAATGTGCCCCCCATTAACAAGGACATTTGGGGAATGGAGTCGCTCACAGTGACAGTACACAGGGGAGAGCATGGTTATGGATTCTCTGTGGTAGAGAGCTGTCCTGTCAAAGTTGGCCGAGTTGATAGAGGTATGCTTTttataaacaacaacaacagataCTAAAGACTTGCTTTGTTTTGTTAAGATAAAGAAATATCTTAAAGACAAGTCAAATTCTtacattttatgattatttttcagGGTCCCCTGCAGACCATGCTGGGCTTTGTCCAGGAGACTGTATTATCAGAGTCAACAATCAGAACGTGTCACGATCCCAGTCAGCAAGTGTAGCCAAGCTAGTCAAGTAAGTCAAATGTCTAAATTTTTAGAAACTAAGACATATAAAGTGTATTTTCCTCCAGTTGGCTTAATTGAGAGTTGAGGGTTTTATTTATATGTCTTTGCTTTGTGTTGTAGGAGTGCTGGTCCAACCTTGACAATTGACATCCAGCGTTCCAAGGCTTACGAGATCCTGGACTCCGCATCATGGCAGCAGGTGCTCCCTCCCAACTCCTCCATAGAACAGATGGAGCTGAGGCGAGGCCAGGATGACAACAACTCGGGAGAGCTTTCTGATGACAGTCACAGGACTGACGGATCCGTGGATGAGGGCATCTTCTCCCTGCCCAGCCATCTCATCACCAGCACCCCACTCCCTCTCTTCTTGAATGGACACCAGGTGCTTGTTTAATCACAGAATGACATATATGATAATTTATCCTCGCAATACTGGTTGATAACTTGTACATACAAAACTTgctgataatttgataaatttaataacactgatttttttcttaaagactGTGCCAACTCCTGAGAAGAGGAAACAAGAAGCCATCCACAGGTTGATGAGCATAGAGATGGATTTCATTGATGTCATGCATGCTGGAATGCAGCGCTACTCCAGACCACTTCGTCATTGCATTTTAAACCCAAGACAACATTTTACACTCTTCCAAAACATTGAAAAGGtagttttgaaattcttttgctacatgtattttagtcATTACCAGTTATCATAAAAATGCTTTAAAGACATAACTTGATGGGGAATGCAAGCACATTAATTGTTACACAAAGTTTAATCagttctttttcattatttgcaGTTGGTTACCATTTCTGAGTACCATCTCAAGCAGATCAATGACAACATGCCCTCCTTCTGTTCGGACACTGAAGGATCTTTTACATCCAGTGAAGGAGGACACAACTTCTCCATTGGAATGATC from Crassostrea angulata isolate pt1a10 chromosome 7, ASM2561291v2, whole genome shotgun sequence includes:
- the LOC128156081 gene encoding uncharacterized protein LOC128156081 isoform X3, with protein sequence MVFQHLDSGGNYERKIMGTRGQIRLSAYMNFGLLTVHVIQARHLTSKFSPLCNAIVKMSLVPDETRKSRCRTEVVNGSNNPLFDEKFSFELLEEDNNKRLLISVWNKESGNSEFLGCTSFGIRHLINPRKDTDGWYYLLTEEVGRKKHLKLSSKNQPKLQVRNQRENVPPINKDIWGMESLTVTVHRGEHGYGFSVVESCPVKVGRVDRGSPADHAGLCPGDCIIRVNNQNVSRSQSASVAKLVKSAGPTLTIDIQRSKAYEILDSASWQQVLPPNSSIEQMELRRGQDDNNSGELSDDSHRTDGSVDEGIFSLPSHLITSTPLPLFLNGHQTVPTPEKRKQEAIHRLMSIEMDFIDVMHAGMQRYSRPLRHCILNPRQHFTLFQNIEKLVTISEYHLKQINDNMPSFCSDTEGSFTSSEGGHNFSIGMIYQSKVHMLSQAYDLYSKGLGEANDLLSDLRRSTEFVKFVREPPLEPQQPSISTFLTRPVHHIRELYQVLQDIFMNTSNEESDFRGLKQVVESLNECVGNISNYSCVDRVPSISSLASSTGSTGHSKTEAGSVSGKGILAPSCSMNTVRSIDSEVARIQDRLVFSSKVLKFQLCTEDRHLIYAGDMFRWEGTTWKKLFVLLFSDILVQTEQDRSDQLHVMYEPVYLKHITQVDGQRNHTTELVIHHASNTTPQGIPITHKMLFRAPTTELKYTWKSLLEQKVHNVRGTSTTDYYSLSDCSGSAVII
- the LOC128156081 gene encoding uncharacterized protein LOC128156081 isoform X1 → MSNLYEKFDIPPHSEAEDDPYFYSKYLLKRANTAAMEHIYEEILSPCKRLKVSSNVLPDGLHHPNLPLKGYHAPPPSVMSSEDKKTRPLKVLQNEGQIRLSAYMNFGLLTVHVIQARHLTSKFSPLCNAIVKMSLVPDETRKSRCRTEVVNGSNNPLFDEKFSFELLEEDNNKRLLISVWNKESGNSEFLGCTSFGIRHLINPRKDTDGWYYLLTEEVGRKKHLKLSSKNQPKLQVRNQRENVPPINKDIWGMESLTVTVHRGEHGYGFSVVESCPVKVGRVDRGSPADHAGLCPGDCIIRVNNQNVSRSQSASVAKLVKSAGPTLTIDIQRSKAYEILDSASWQQVLPPNSSIEQMELRRGQDDNNSGELSDDSHRTDGSVDEGIFSLPSHLITSTPLPLFLNGHQTVPTPEKRKQEAIHRLMSIEMDFIDVMHAGMQRYSRPLRHCILNPRQHFTLFQNIEKLVTISEYHLKQINDNMPSFCSDTEGSFTSSEGGHNFSIGMIYQSKVHMLSQAYDLYSKGLGEANDLLSDLRRSTEFVKFVREPPLEPQQPSISTFLTRPVHHIRELYQVLQDIFMNTSNEESDFRGLKQVVESLNECVGNISNYSCVDRVPSISSLASSTGSTGHSKTEAGSVSGKGILAPSCSMNTVRSIDSEVARIQDRLVFSSKVLKFQLCTEDRHLIYAGDMFRWEGTTWKKLFVLLFSDILVQTEQDRSDQLHVMYEPVYLKHITQVDGQRNHTTELVIHHASNTTPQGIPITHKMLFRAPTTELKYTWKSLLEQKVHNVRGTSTTDYYSLSDCSGSAVII
- the LOC128156081 gene encoding uncharacterized protein LOC128156081 isoform X2; this encodes MEHIYEEILSPCKRLKVSSNVLPDGLHHPNLPLKGYHAPPPSVMSSEDKKTRPLKVLQNEGQIRLSAYMNFGLLTVHVIQARHLTSKFSPLCNAIVKMSLVPDETRKSRCRTEVVNGSNNPLFDEKFSFELLEEDNNKRLLISVWNKESGNSEFLGCTSFGIRHLINPRKDTDGWYYLLTEEVGRKKHLKLSSKNQPKLQVRNQRENVPPINKDIWGMESLTVTVHRGEHGYGFSVVESCPVKVGRVDRGSPADHAGLCPGDCIIRVNNQNVSRSQSASVAKLVKSAGPTLTIDIQRSKAYEILDSASWQQVLPPNSSIEQMELRRGQDDNNSGELSDDSHRTDGSVDEGIFSLPSHLITSTPLPLFLNGHQTVPTPEKRKQEAIHRLMSIEMDFIDVMHAGMQRYSRPLRHCILNPRQHFTLFQNIEKLVTISEYHLKQINDNMPSFCSDTEGSFTSSEGGHNFSIGMIYQSKVHMLSQAYDLYSKGLGEANDLLSDLRRSTEFVKFVREPPLEPQQPSISTFLTRPVHHIRELYQVLQDIFMNTSNEESDFRGLKQVVESLNECVGNISNYSCVDRVPSISSLASSTGSTGHSKTEAGSVSGKGILAPSCSMNTVRSIDSEVARIQDRLVFSSKVLKFQLCTEDRHLIYAGDMFRWEGTTWKKLFVLLFSDILVQTEQDRSDQLHVMYEPVYLKHITQVDGQRNHTTELVIHHASNTTPQGIPITHKMLFRAPTTELKYTWKSLLEQKVHNVRGTSTTDYYSLSDCSGSAVII